In Methanothermococcus thermolithotrophicus DSM 2095, one DNA window encodes the following:
- a CDS encoding APC family permease yields MGQLTLKDAVFLTITSIIGGGIFVLSPLTYLIAGKSAIYGWILLLIISMILVLPFAYTTTKISKSGGPYKYIMRMFGKRTGVAFAYTLWLAGMVAISAVVSFFGVIFNVYFSFKYVEVILVVFLTSLIINGINVVGNFIRTFGVLTIMTLLFIVFSNKIDPSVFNVEFDLFKVMTASYFGLWTMTGWEAITIPSEAFKNPEKDIYYGLIIGTFIIGILYLLYSLVVVSSNMTFAKLDDIIEVLIGNNLIVWVSMLFIIGGCVFSWLFSLGWMPYALSHDNLLIPKLNTFTKLKKGVPINGVLLNSLVIVTLSVYPSKTLVDFAMFLTLISYFVLYLAVFKEDELKLKIKIMSLLAAVITLLIVIFRIYLVFK; encoded by the coding sequence ATGGGACAATTAACATTAAAAGATGCGGTATTTTTGACAATAACTTCCATTATCGGAGGGGGTATATTCGTACTTTCCCCTTTAACATACTTAATTGCAGGAAAATCTGCAATATATGGGTGGATTTTACTCTTAATAATAAGTATGATTTTAGTCCTACCCTTTGCCTATACTACGACTAAAATAAGCAAAAGTGGGGGACCGTATAAGTATATAATGAGAATGTTCGGGAAACGGACTGGAGTGGCATTTGCCTATACGTTATGGCTTGCGGGAATGGTGGCTATCTCAGCGGTAGTATCATTTTTTGGTGTAATATTTAATGTTTATTTTAGTTTTAAGTATGTGGAGGTTATATTGGTTGTATTCTTAACTTCTCTTATAATAAATGGAATCAATGTAGTAGGAAACTTTATTAGAACTTTTGGAGTTTTAACAATTATGACATTATTATTTATTGTATTTTCAAATAAAATTGACCCATCAGTCTTTAATGTAGAATTTGACTTATTTAAGGTTATGACAGCGAGTTATTTCGGGTTATGGACTATGACCGGTTGGGAAGCAATAACTATTCCATCAGAGGCATTTAAAAATCCAGAAAAGGACATATATTATGGATTAATTATCGGGACATTTATTATTGGAATTTTGTATCTTCTATATTCACTTGTTGTTGTTTCTTCAAATATGACATTTGCTAAATTGGATGATATTATAGAGGTATTAATTGGAAATAACCTTATTGTATGGGTTAGTATGTTGTTTATAATCGGCGGTTGTGTATTTAGTTGGTTATTTTCTTTAGGCTGGATGCCTTATGCACTGTCCCACGATAATCTACTTATTCCAAAGTTGAATACATTTACCAAATTAAAAAAAGGAGTTCCGATAAATGGAGTTCTGTTGAATTCACTTGTTATAGTAACTCTCTCAGTATATCCTTCAAAGACATTAGTAGATTTTGCAATGTTTTTAACCCTAATATCGTACTTTGTGTTATATCTCGCTGTTTTTAAAGAGGATGAGCTAAAATTAAAAATAAAAATTATGTCATTATTGGCGGCGGTAATTACCCTATTAATTGTAATATTTAGGATTTATTTGGTGTTTAAATAA
- a CDS encoding bifunctional N(6)-L-threonylcarbamoyladenine synthase/serine/threonine protein kinase, whose translation MICIGLEGTAEKTGVGIVTSDGEVLFNKTIIYSPPKQGIHPREAADHHAETFPKLIKEAFEVVDKDEIDLVAFSQGPGLGPSLRVTATAARALSLSLKKPIIGVNHCVGHIEIGKLTTDVEDPLTLYVSGGNTQILAYVGEKYRVFGETLDIAIGNCLDQFARNCNLPHPGGVYVEKLAKNGEKLLKLPYTVKGMDISFSGLLTSALKKYEAGEKLEDVCFSLQETAFSMLTEITERALAHTNKPEVMLVGGVAANIRLREMLSIMCKEQNVDFYVPEKQFCGDNGAMIAWLGILQHINGKIMDISETRPISNYRADMVEVNWIKNNNSSNRKREIPEHLVGKGAEADLKKGCYLDWEIVTKERIKKSYRIDELDELIRTRRTVKEARFLSTIKDFGIPCPYVFDVDREKKRLMMSYIHGKLAKEIIEEGNLDCCYKIGWIVGQLHKNGIIHNDLTTSNFIVDDNNVYVIDFGLGKFSDLVEDKAVDMIVLKKSILSIHYKRFNEIWDRIIEGYKNYEKWEEVIEEMNDVEKRARYL comes from the coding sequence ATGATTTGTATTGGATTGGAAGGAACTGCGGAAAAAACAGGGGTTGGTATTGTTACTTCTGATGGGGAAGTCCTATTCAACAAAACAATAATATACTCTCCACCAAAACAGGGGATACATCCAAGGGAGGCTGCAGATCATCATGCCGAGACATTTCCAAAGCTTATAAAAGAGGCTTTTGAAGTTGTTGATAAAGATGAGATTGATTTAGTTGCATTCTCTCAAGGTCCGGGGTTGGGTCCAAGTTTGAGGGTGACTGCAACAGCTGCAAGAGCTCTTTCACTATCTTTAAAAAAACCAATAATTGGAGTAAATCATTGTGTGGGGCATATTGAAATTGGTAAATTAACCACAGATGTAGAAGATCCACTCACACTGTACGTTAGTGGAGGGAACACTCAAATATTGGCATACGTAGGGGAAAAATACAGGGTTTTTGGAGAAACACTTGATATAGCCATTGGAAATTGCCTTGACCAGTTTGCAAGAAATTGTAATCTTCCACACCCTGGAGGAGTTTACGTTGAAAAACTTGCAAAAAATGGGGAAAAACTACTTAAATTGCCATATACGGTTAAAGGGATGGATATCTCATTTTCAGGGCTTTTAACCTCTGCACTAAAAAAGTACGAAGCTGGGGAAAAACTTGAAGATGTATGCTTTTCACTTCAGGAAACCGCCTTTTCCATGTTAACTGAGATAACAGAAAGAGCTCTTGCACATACCAACAAACCAGAAGTTATGCTTGTTGGAGGAGTTGCGGCAAACATTAGACTTAGAGAGATGCTTAGTATAATGTGCAAAGAACAGAACGTAGATTTTTACGTCCCTGAAAAACAGTTTTGCGGAGATAATGGTGCCATGATAGCTTGGCTCGGGATTTTGCAGCATATAAATGGAAAAATCATGGACATAAGTGAAACCAGACCAATATCAAATTATAGGGCAGATATGGTGGAAGTTAACTGGATTAAAAATAATAATAGCTCAAATCGAAAAAGAGAAATTCCCGAACATTTAGTTGGAAAAGGAGCTGAAGCAGACCTTAAAAAAGGATGTTATTTGGACTGGGAAATCGTAACCAAGGAAAGAATAAAAAAGAGTTATAGAATTGATGAGCTCGATGAATTGATAAGGACCAGAAGGACAGTTAAGGAGGCAAGATTTTTATCTACAATTAAAGACTTTGGAATCCCCTGCCCATACGTATTTGACGTTGATAGGGAAAAAAAGAGACTTATGATGAGTTACATTCATGGAAAGCTTGCAAAAGAAATTATTGAAGAGGGAAACTTGGATTGCTGTTATAAAATTGGTTGGATCGTAGGACAACTTCACAAAAACGGCATAATACATAATGACTTGACAACCTCAAATTTTATAGTTGATGACAACAACGTATATGTTATAGACTTTGGATTGGGAAAATTCTCTGACCTTGTTGAAGATAAAGCCGTAGATATGATTGTCTTGAAAAAGTCCATTTTAAGCATACACTATAAAAGGTTCAATGAGATATGGGATAGAATAATTGAAGGCTATAAAAATTATGAAAAATGGGAGGAGGTTATTGAAGAGATGAACGATGTGGAAAAAAGAGCAAGATACTTATAA
- a CDS encoding MarC family protein: MDLNLLLYSFTSLFIIMDPVGLAPIFYVLTGNYPEERKKRIIHKTLIVVLTTLLTFAFFGTWIFKFFGITINSFKLAGGLLLLKIAWDMLHAEISGIKQTSKEEKELEYLENIAVVPLGIPLLAGPGTITTTIILMDSANTVSDKITVLISILLVSMISGIMLYLSEPIAKALKTSGINAIVRLMGLILAAISIEIIFSGTYGMIKTAVV; the protein is encoded by the coding sequence ATGGATCTTAATCTATTACTTTATTCTTTTACATCTCTATTTATTATTATGGACCCAGTTGGACTGGCCCCCATATTTTATGTTTTAACTGGAAATTATCCTGAAGAACGAAAGAAAAGAATAATACACAAAACATTAATAGTGGTCCTAACGACTTTACTAACATTCGCCTTTTTTGGGACATGGATATTTAAGTTCTTTGGCATTACTATAAATTCATTTAAATTAGCCGGCGGGTTGTTGCTTTTAAAAATAGCTTGGGACATGCTTCACGCAGAGATATCTGGGATAAAACAAACTTCAAAAGAAGAAAAAGAACTCGAATATTTAGAAAATATTGCAGTAGTTCCCTTGGGCATACCCCTACTTGCTGGACCTGGTACCATAACTACCACAATTATTTTAATGGATAGTGCAAATACAGTATCTGATAAAATTACAGTATTAATTTCAATATTATTGGTATCTATGATATCAGGAATTATGCTGTATCTCTCAGAACCTATTGCAAAGGCCCTAAAAACATCGGGAATAAATGCCATAGTAAGACTTATGGGTTTAATTCTAGCAGCAATCTCAATAGAGATCATATTCAGTGGAACTTACGGCATGATAAAAACAGCAGTAGTATAA
- the hisA gene encoding 1-(5-phosphoribosyl)-5-[(5-phosphoribosylamino)methylideneamino]imidazole-4-carboxamide isomerase, translated as MIVIPAVDMKNGKCVQLIQGDPNKKHVELENPVEVAEKWVSEGAEMLHLVDLDGAIEGESVNRELIKEIIQTVNVPVQIGGGIRTVEDALNLIEIGAKRIILGTVAVENPDIVEEISKKVGKEKVMVALDAKDGKVVIKGWKEKTKYTPVEMGKILEEKGAGSILFTNVNVEGLLTGIDVEPVKQLVEELEIPVIASGGVTTIEDLIKLKEVGVEGVVVGSAIYKNLIDLKEAIKACR; from the coding sequence ATGATCGTTATTCCGGCAGTTGATATGAAAAACGGAAAATGTGTCCAGTTAATTCAAGGTGATCCCAATAAAAAGCATGTTGAATTGGAGAATCCAGTTGAAGTTGCAGAAAAATGGGTGAGCGAAGGGGCAGAAATGCTTCACTTAGTTGATTTAGATGGTGCAATTGAAGGAGAAAGCGTTAATAGAGAACTAATAAAGGAAATAATCCAAACTGTAAATGTGCCAGTTCAGATTGGTGGAGGAATCAGAACAGTTGAAGATGCACTGAATCTAATCGAGATAGGGGCTAAAAGAATAATTTTAGGCACCGTTGCAGTTGAAAATCCAGATATTGTTGAAGAAATATCAAAAAAGGTAGGTAAAGAAAAGGTAATGGTGGCGTTAGATGCAAAAGATGGCAAAGTTGTTATAAAAGGTTGGAAAGAAAAAACAAAATATACTCCTGTTGAAATGGGAAAGATATTGGAGGAAAAAGGTGCAGGAAGTATCTTGTTTACAAATGTCAATGTAGAAGGACTATTAACTGGAATAGATGTGGAGCCAGTTAAACAGTTGGTGGAAGAGTTGGAAATACCAGTTATTGCATCAGGTGGTGTAACTACAATTGAAGACCTGATTAAACTAAAAGAAGTCGGTGTTGAAGGGGTAGTTGTAGGTTCTGCAATTTATAAAAACCTTATAGACTTGAAAGAAGCTATTAAAGCCTGTAGGTGA
- a CDS encoding carbohydrate kinase family protein, which translates to MEDPKSSRCKTGKITAVGHIALDYIFNIEKFPDPNTSVQIPTAKKYYGGAACNVAVGVTKLGLNSGIVSCVGYDFKNSGYERYLKNLGVDTSNIYHSDEEETPKAWIFTDKKNDQITYFLWGAAKHYKELNPPCFSADIVHLATGDPEFNISCAEKAKECGALVSFDPGQDLPLYSKEDMERILKNVDFLFMNNHEYDRVLKLLGDNADEYMSMVEILVVTHGKEGSIIHKENEEIKVPALTANAKDPTGAGDSYRAGFLTAYLKGYDLRECGLIGSGVASFVVEKKGCQTNLPSWDDVINRLEKEIAQIRRIC; encoded by the coding sequence ATGGAAGATCCAAAAAGCTCACGATGTAAAACAGGAAAGATAACCGCAGTAGGCCATATTGCATTGGACTATATTTTTAACATAGAAAAATTCCCAGATCCAAACACATCTGTTCAGATACCAACTGCAAAAAAATATTATGGTGGAGCTGCATGTAATGTTGCAGTAGGGGTAACGAAGTTAGGTTTAAATTCAGGAATTGTCTCCTGTGTAGGTTATGACTTCAAAAATTCAGGTTATGAAAGATACCTGAAAAATTTAGGTGTTGATACATCCAACATCTACCACTCCGATGAAGAAGAAACTCCAAAGGCATGGATATTTACAGATAAGAAAAACGATCAGATAACCTATTTTTTATGGGGTGCTGCCAAACACTACAAAGAACTTAATCCCCCATGTTTCAGTGCAGATATCGTTCATTTAGCAACGGGGGATCCTGAATTCAATATAAGCTGTGCTGAAAAAGCTAAAGAATGTGGAGCTCTAGTATCCTTTGATCCTGGACAGGATTTACCACTTTACAGTAAGGAAGACATGGAAAGAATACTTAAAAATGTGGATTTCTTGTTTATGAACAATCATGAATACGATAGAGTATTAAAGTTATTGGGCGATAATGCGGATGAATATATGAGCATGGTTGAAATACTGGTTGTCACCCATGGTAAAGAAGGAAGTATAATTCATAAGGAAAATGAAGAAATAAAGGTTCCTGCACTAACTGCAAATGCCAAGGATCCTACTGGTGCAGGAGATAGCTATAGAGCAGGGTTTTTAACTGCCTATTTAAAAGGTTATGATTTAAGGGAATGCGGCCTTATAGGGTCCGGTGTAGCATCTTTTGTGGTAGAAAAAAAAGGTTGTCAAACTAATTTGCCATCCTGGGATGATGTGATCAACAGGTTGGAAAAAGAAATCGCACAAATCCGAAGGATTTGCTGA
- a CDS encoding sodium-dependent transporter: MAEREQWGSKIGFILAAVGSAIGLGNIWRFSYLAYSNGGGAFLIPYFVALLFVGVAVLLLELALGHSTKGSAPLAFKRLHEKSEWIGWLGVTSGFIITTYYMAIISWGAYYLYKLLLNGFPTTNFSDFFFGSVLQLSSGPGDIGGFANGILISVLFIWLINYVIVNSGVKKGLEKANQIFMPLLFILTIILVIRGITLPGGLEGINWYLTPDFSALTNPRIWLDAFSQIFFTLSLGFGIMIAYSSYLPKKTDLTTSAFTISLLNCGYSFLAGFAVFGTLGYMAYTSGLPFNEVVAQSIGLAFVTFPEALSLMPVGSLILGAIFFLSLVIAGLSSSVSLVEAITSAVMDKFEISRGKAVASVTILGFLGSLLYTTKSGLYWLDIVDHFTASYLLPIVGVFEAVVAIWIFKGEKLEAYLNKLSDIKIGNYWKFFAGILTPVVLLSVIGLDVVSMMSNPYGGYAWSYLGVGIGIAILGVIVSFALSRIPWKKKVEPWDEFVKKQEDDAE, translated from the coding sequence ATGGCAGAAAGAGAACAGTGGGGTTCAAAGATTGGATTTATATTGGCTGCGGTCGGTTCAGCCATAGGTCTAGGTAACATTTGGAGATTCAGTTACCTTGCCTACAGTAACGGTGGTGGAGCATTTTTAATACCATACTTTGTAGCGTTACTTTTTGTTGGAGTTGCAGTGTTGCTACTTGAGCTCGCATTAGGTCACTCAACAAAAGGATCTGCACCATTGGCATTTAAAAGACTACACGAAAAAAGTGAGTGGATAGGCTGGCTTGGTGTTACATCAGGTTTTATTATAACCACGTACTACATGGCCATTATTAGTTGGGGGGCATACTATCTTTACAAATTGCTGCTAAATGGATTCCCTACAACCAACTTTAGTGATTTCTTCTTTGGGAGTGTATTACAGCTCTCATCAGGTCCCGGAGATATTGGAGGATTTGCAAACGGTATATTAATTTCAGTTTTATTTATATGGTTGATTAACTATGTAATTGTTAATTCAGGGGTTAAAAAAGGTCTTGAAAAAGCAAACCAAATATTCATGCCCCTGCTCTTTATTTTAACTATAATATTAGTGATTAGGGGAATAACCCTACCTGGAGGTTTAGAGGGTATAAATTGGTACTTAACTCCAGATTTTAGTGCTCTGACAAACCCGAGAATATGGCTTGATGCATTCTCTCAAATATTCTTTACATTGAGTCTTGGTTTCGGTATTATGATAGCCTACTCAAGTTACTTACCTAAGAAAACTGATTTAACTACAAGCGCCTTCACAATATCCCTACTAAATTGTGGATATTCGTTCTTAGCAGGTTTTGCAGTATTTGGTACTCTTGGGTATATGGCATACACATCAGGACTTCCATTTAATGAAGTTGTGGCCCAAAGTATCGGTCTAGCATTCGTTACATTCCCGGAGGCCCTTTCATTAATGCCTGTAGGGAGCCTCATATTGGGAGCCATATTCTTCCTTTCACTGGTTATTGCAGGACTTTCTTCATCAGTATCTCTTGTAGAAGCCATAACCTCCGCTGTAATGGATAAATTTGAAATTAGCAGAGGTAAAGCAGTTGCATCAGTTACCATATTGGGATTCCTCGGAAGTTTATTATACACCACAAAGTCAGGGCTTTATTGGCTTGATATCGTGGATCACTTCACAGCTTCATACCTCCTCCCAATTGTTGGAGTTTTTGAAGCGGTTGTGGCAATATGGATATTCAAAGGAGAAAAATTAGAAGCATACTTAAACAAATTATCGGATATAAAAATAGGAAACTACTGGAAGTTCTTTGCAGGAATATTAACCCCGGTAGTCCTTCTATCGGTTATAGGTCTTGATGTAGTAAGTATGATGTCTAACCCATATGGAGGCTACGCTTGGTCATACTTGGGTGTAGGCATAGGTATCGCAATACTTGGTGTAATAGTTTCATTTGCCCTTTCAAGAATTCCTTGGAAGAAAAAAGTAGAACCTTGGGATGAATTTGTTAAAAAACAGGAGGATGATGCAGAATGA
- a CDS encoding MetS family NSS transporter small subunit has protein sequence MFLFGAIVLWGGSAYFLMKSMKSD, from the coding sequence ATGTTCTTATTTGGAGCTATTGTGTTGTGGGGTGGTTCAGCCTATTTCCTCATGAAATCTATGAAAAGCGATTGA
- a CDS encoding CBS domain-containing protein, with product MLFRKLSTVERVYNIGLEQKVLSDVFKCISGFIKEAEEDLIKLYDLRILDKIPVDQIMTKDVVLINEEDSVDELERIIKKYKHMGYPVVDKNGNLVGIVTFKDLGKKKGGLFLKNKIKDIMTPKEQLILISPDTSASESQKIMAKNAIGRLLVVDENENIVGIVSKGDIVRTYQIYSNKVTKIKECSRITNFYFYDCEKSKMEKLADDLVILLGGRGFIISEKEDYIEILTRDWEPLAKIMKNRGKIDHISLTTKLLDILELSIVNEILGLIEKYSFEEIVITDHITLIDERSSIQRIITDVTSFRDSKKTFGTITIRSDF from the coding sequence GTGCTTTTCAGGAAACTTTCAACTGTAGAAAGGGTTTACAACATAGGATTAGAACAAAAAGTACTATCGGATGTATTTAAATGTATTAGCGGTTTTATTAAAGAAGCAGAGGAGGATTTAATAAAACTCTATGATCTGAGAATACTTGATAAGATCCCAGTTGATCAAATAATGACCAAGGATGTTGTATTGATTAATGAAGAAGATAGCGTTGATGAACTAGAACGGATTATCAAAAAGTACAAACACATGGGCTATCCGGTTGTTGATAAAAACGGAAATCTAGTTGGTATTGTAACATTTAAGGATTTGGGCAAGAAAAAGGGGGGCCTATTTTTGAAAAATAAAATTAAAGATATAATGACCCCAAAAGAACAGCTCATACTAATTTCTCCCGATACGTCAGCATCGGAATCCCAAAAAATCATGGCCAAAAATGCCATAGGAAGACTGTTAGTCGTTGATGAAAATGAAAATATTGTGGGAATAGTAAGTAAAGGAGATATTGTAAGAACGTATCAAATATACAGCAATAAAGTTACAAAAATCAAAGAATGTAGTCGTATAACTAATTTTTATTTTTATGACTGTGAAAAATCAAAAATGGAAAAACTCGCAGATGATTTAGTAATATTATTGGGGGGCAGAGGATTTATTATATCAGAAAAAGAAGATTATATTGAAATATTAACAAGAGATTGGGAACCACTAGCTAAAATAATGAAGAATAGAGGCAAAATAGATCATATCTCCCTAACCACTAAGTTATTGGACATATTGGAACTAAGTATTGTTAATGAGATATTGGGGCTTATTGAAAAATATAGTTTTGAGGAAATCGTCATAACTGACCATATAACACTGATTGATGAAAGATCATCAATACAGAGGATCATAACAGATGTGACATCATTTAGAGATAGTAAAAAAACATTTGGTACCATAACAATAAGATCTGATTTCTAA
- a CDS encoding methanogenesis marker 7 protein, with translation MYQIVRYEGGVYKNNVLKEWIEDIGGFIIQEHVMQLDVYMTVALPQNEIENFKKESKKYKGKVVETPLAGTEIAVVAPSLSRHHLPHIACDVSEYVRRFGAKPNMIGLSHGAGKNISELREKEKRLIEEHDIAIYVMGNFESCIKDKTHLFNVDIPIVVTGGPEKLDIPYVYVGNLGRRAHRLRHGDEIRALRKMIDEVTRLINERRTELSYDPPIVPPVVVKDEIEKRVDEIYGIFAPMPIVTQLDGLRIKLDYDTYKEKIENVKVGRYILKDIAYITRSEMKNYILVKIKPTSEVKY, from the coding sequence ATGTATCAAATTGTTAGGTATGAAGGAGGAGTTTACAAAAACAACGTCCTGAAGGAATGGATAGAGGATATTGGGGGCTTTATAATTCAGGAACACGTTATGCAACTGGATGTTTACATGACTGTTGCTTTACCTCAAAATGAAATAGAAAACTTCAAAAAAGAATCCAAAAAATACAAGGGGAAGGTAGTCGAAACCCCACTTGCAGGAACTGAAATTGCAGTGGTGGCACCTAGTTTATCAAGACATCATCTCCCACACATAGCCTGTGATGTTTCTGAATATGTAAGGAGATTTGGTGCTAAACCCAACATGATAGGACTTTCTCACGGAGCTGGGAAGAATATTAGTGAACTTAGGGAAAAAGAAAAGAGATTGATTGAAGAACACGACATTGCAATATATGTTATGGGTAACTTTGAAAGCTGTATAAAGGATAAAACCCATTTATTCAACGTTGATATTCCAATAGTTGTTACTGGCGGACCAGAAAAATTAGATATTCCATACGTATATGTTGGAAACTTAGGTAGGAGAGCTCATAGGTTAAGGCATGGAGATGAAATAAGAGCATTAAGAAAAATGATAGATGAAGTTACAAGGTTGATCAATGAAAGAAGGACAGAACTATCTTACGACCCCCCAATAGTTCCTCCAGTTGTTGTAAAGGATGAAATAGAAAAACGTGTAGATGAAATCTATGGAATATTTGCCCCGATGCCTATTGTAACCCAGTTGGATGGATTAAGGATTAAATTAGACTACGATACCTACAAGGAAAAAATAGAGAATGTTAAAGTTGGTAGATATATTTTAAAGGACATAGCATACATAACAAGATCTGAAATGAAAAATTATATTTTAGTTAAGATAAAGCCAACATCCGAAGTTAAATATTAG
- a CDS encoding lactate utilization protein produces the protein MKEIESWHNEAVGKKVVDALKKNLFDAVYFPTAEEAVEYILNYVNKGDKVGFGGSMTVKSMNIQDKVKEKGAVVLDHGDPNLSPEEKLEVMRAQLTCDLFLCSSNAITLNGELVNVDGVGNRVAALSFGPKKVIIVAGTNKICKDEDAAFERIKMIAAPKNTKRLNLSNPCIKTGFCVDCNSETRICRIYTVIKKKPMLSDITVVIVGEELGL, from the coding sequence ATGAAGGAAATAGAAAGCTGGCATAATGAAGCAGTTGGTAAGAAAGTAGTAGACGCACTGAAAAAGAACCTTTTTGACGCAGTATATTTTCCAACTGCTGAAGAAGCCGTTGAATACATTTTAAATTATGTAAATAAAGGAGATAAGGTAGGTTTTGGGGGCTCCATGACTGTAAAATCCATGAATATCCAAGATAAAGTTAAAGAAAAAGGAGCTGTAGTTTTAGATCATGGCGATCCTAACTTATCCCCTGAAGAAAAACTTGAAGTTATGAGAGCTCAGCTCACCTGTGATTTATTCCTATGTAGTAGCAACGCGATAACTTTAAATGGTGAGCTCGTAAACGTTGATGGAGTAGGTAACAGAGTTGCAGCCCTGTCATTTGGACCTAAAAAAGTAATAATCGTAGCAGGAACTAACAAAATTTGCAAGGATGAAGATGCAGCATTTGAAAGAATAAAGATGATAGCAGCACCTAAAAACACAAAAAGATTGAACTTATCTAACCCATGTATTAAAACAGGTTTTTGTGTAGATTGCAATAGCGAAACAAGAATTTGTAGAATCTACACAGTTATAAAAAAGAAACCTATGCTTTCAGACATCACAGTTGTTATAGTTGGGGAAGAGCTCGGACTCTAA
- a CDS encoding replication factor C small subunit — protein MEKPWVEKYRPKTLDEVAGHDEITNRLKSYVKNKSMPNMLFSGSPGTGKTTSALCLARDLFGEHWRDNFLELNASDERGIDVIRTKVKDFARTKPIGDAPFKIIFLDESDALTSDAQNALRRTMEKYLDICRFILSCNYSSKIIPPIQSRCAIFRFSPLKMEDIVKKLKEIAEKEGLVLEDSGVEAVIYVSEGDMRKAINVLQTAAAVSNVITDEIVYKVSSRARPEEIKKMIELALDGKFNEARDQLYKLMIEWGMSGEDILLQIFREVPNLDIEEKKKVHLVEAVGECDFRIVEGANERIQLCALLAKMGVL, from the coding sequence ATGGAAAAACCTTGGGTAGAAAAATACCGACCAAAAACCTTGGATGAAGTTGCTGGACACGATGAAATAACAAATAGACTTAAAAGTTATGTAAAAAATAAATCCATGCCAAACATGTTGTTTAGCGGTTCCCCTGGAACTGGAAAGACCACATCAGCTCTATGTTTAGCTAGGGATTTGTTTGGTGAACATTGGAGAGACAACTTCTTAGAGCTGAATGCCAGTGATGAAAGAGGTATTGATGTAATTAGAACTAAAGTTAAAGATTTTGCAAGAACAAAGCCAATTGGGGATGCTCCATTTAAAATAATATTCTTAGATGAAAGCGATGCTTTAACAAGCGATGCTCAAAATGCCCTTAGGAGAACCATGGAGAAGTATTTAGATATCTGCCGATTTATACTCTCGTGCAACTATTCAAGCAAGATTATTCCTCCTATACAGTCAAGATGTGCCATATTTAGATTTTCACCATTGAAAATGGAAGACATTGTAAAAAAATTAAAGGAGATAGCTGAAAAAGAAGGTTTAGTCTTAGAGGATAGTGGTGTTGAGGCTGTAATCTATGTATCAGAGGGGGACATGAGAAAAGCCATTAACGTACTACAAACTGCAGCGGCGGTTTCAAATGTTATAACCGATGAGATTGTTTATAAAGTTTCTTCAAGGGCTAGACCAGAAGAAATTAAAAAAATGATTGAATTAGCTTTAGATGGGAAATTCAATGAGGCTAGAGATCAACTATACAAGCTCATGATTGAATGGGGTATGAGTGGGGAGGATATACTCCTACAGATATTTAGGGAAGTTCCTAATTTAGATATTGAAGAAAAGAAAAAAGTTCATTTAGTCGAAGCTGTTGGAGAATGTGATTTTAGAATAGTAGAAGGTGCAAACGAAAGGATACAGTTGTGTGCCTTGCTGGCTAAAATGGGAGTTTTATAA